A single window of Nicotiana tomentosiformis chromosome 1, ASM39032v3, whole genome shotgun sequence DNA harbors:
- the LOC104091115 gene encoding uncharacterized protein yields MSQPLFSFKFAFFFSLSFAASYTATSTVTFTPPYSFRKLKLRSSASPPESAVPKASVADLLALLGPPQQASAVNTQEACQLRSCLKFLVPFSPSSQAPNRRSLSSKLSNRRSVSEENELIWWPPAPVMELARLAVDSGGDPSSIHWTLDPTVIPVPDIEGSKEDRCELTRTPYGRVFINEEINSYLEFLFEMIVARGPSVGLNTSLSRFDFFHGHVFLARESGRLGILFHAKEYPAYDKEIFPYNMGYCQIGSNVSYDDSMNLRNILWLAPLASNSTKEWLAPGVLVVLDAHPTGVIYRDLIPEYVHIARTLYEDDFGQVAFDVNYLNVGGKTPKYQIFIC; encoded by the exons ATGAGCCAGCCACTGTTCTCTTTCAAATTCGCCTTCTTCTTCTCCCTCTCTTTCGCCGCTTCATATACTGCCACTTCCACTGTTACATTCACTCCTCCTTACTCCTTCCGCAAGCTCAAGCTCCGTTCCTCTGCCTCGCCGCCGGAATCCGCCGTACCCAAGGCCTCAGTTGCCGATTTGCTCGCTCTGTTGGGCCCACCTCAACAAGCCTCAGCTGTAAACACTCAAGAGGCCTGCCAACTCCGCTCTTGCCTCAAATTCCTCGTCCCTTTCTCTCCGAGTTCTCAGGCTCCAAATAGACGCTCGTTGAGTTCTAAGTTGAGTAATCGAAGGAGTGTAAGCGAAGAGAATGAGCTTATTTGGTGGCCGCCGGCGCCGGTGATGGAGCTGGCTCGCCTCGCCGTTGACTCTGGCGGTGATCCTAGTTCTATTCATTGGACGCTTGATCCAACGGTCATCCCT GTTCCAGACATTGAAGGATCAAAGGAAGACCGATGTGAACTTACTAGAACTCCTTATGGGAGAGTTTTCATTAATGAG gAGATAAATTCATACCTTGAGTTTTTGTTTGAAATGATTGTTGCTCGGGGACCCAGTGTAGGGCTAAATACATCATTGTCGCGATTTGACTTCTTTCATGGTCATGTCTTTCTTGCCAGAGAGTCTGGAAGGCTTGGGATTTT GTTCCATGCTAAGGAGTATCCAGCATATGATAAGGAAATCTTCCCTTACAACATGGGCTACTGCCAAATAG GATCTAATGTCTCTTATGATGATTCGATGAATTTGCGGAACATATTATGGTTAGCTCCATTAGCTAGCAACTCTACAAAAGAATGGTTAGCACCAG GAGTCCTAGTTGTCTTAGATGCACATCCAACTGGAGTCATATACAGGGACCTCATACCTGAGTACGTACACATTGCGAGGACCCTCTATGAAG ATGATTTTGGGCAAGTTGCCTTTGATGTTAACTACCTAAACGTTGGAGGTAAAACACCCAAATACCAAATTTTCATTTGCTGA
- the LOC104091114 gene encoding uncharacterized protein, whose protein sequence is MVSGRWIETGADLWKDRAQSLQLRLRDRLRVAVDHHRRRPLISDGYFSSTVERWVQRFSDFRRDALPSSSTFYRKTVSKDIDPEADSVLTRMLQAVAVPVLGNVCHVFMHGLNRVQIYGAEKLHQVLVNRAENKPLITVSNHVAAMDDPLVIAALLPPSVMLDAQNLRWTLCATDRCFRNPATSAFFKHVKVLPVSRGDGIYQKGMDMAISKLNRGGWVHIFPEGSRSRDGGKTMGSIKRGIGRLVLDADKVPIVVPFVHTGMQDIMPVGAKLPRIGKTVTVLVGDPIEFDDLLAAEEKDNMPRGKLYDAVSTRIGDRLQMLKAQVDKLAVQEALQSQYYHDRVGERAAGIVQQIDWEALGMDNYLSTEEDHVSPPRQEPSSEQTLVDKQVEENSQDRYFRLGFARENGIVSRMRGYMDSTELMLFSARCLVNSRVKENFGNTEEIGPLEAWNNFWMPMYESQVCNREILL, encoded by the exons ATGGTATCAGGGAGGTGGATTGAAACAGGAGCGGATCTGTGGAAAGATAGGGCACAGTCCCTGCAGCTTCGTCTAAGAGACCGCCTTAGGGTCGCCGTCGATCATCACCGTCGCCGTCCTTTGATCTCTGACGGCTACTTCTCATCTACCGTCGAACGATGGGTCCAGCGCTTTAGCGATTTCCGTAGAGATGCTCTCCCTTCTTCTTCCACTTTCTATCGTAAAACAG TTAGCAAGGATATTGATCCAGAAGCAGATTCAGTTCTGACTCGCATGCTTCAAGCTGTGGCTGTACCTGTGCTTGGAAATGTTTGTCATGTGTTTATGCATGGTCTCAATCGTGTTCAG ATATACGGTGCAGAAAAATTACATCAGGTGCTGGTCAACCGAGCGGAGAATAAACCTCTTATTACA GTGAGCAATCATGTTGCTGCTATGGATGACCCACTGGTTATTGCTGCATTGCTTCCCCCCAGTGTTATGTTGGATGCACAAAATTTGAGATGGACGCTTTGTGCAACTGATCGGTGTTTCCGTAATCCAGCAACGTCTGCCTTCTTCAAACATGTCAAAGTTCTTCCAGTTTCCCGTGGTGACGGTATATATCAGAAG GGGATGGACATGGCTATTTCAAAATTGAACCGTGGTGGATGGGTACACATATTCCCAGAAGGTAGTCGCTCTCGAGATGGTGGCAAAACTATGGGTTCTATTAAGAGAGGCATCGGCAG ATTGGTTCTGGATGCCGACAAGGTGCCAATAGTCGTCCCATTTGTGCATACTGGAATGCAAGACATCATGCCTGTAGGTGCCAAGCTTCCCAGGATTGGAAAGACG GTGACTGTTCTGGTTGGTGATCCCATCGAGTTTGATGACTTGCTTGCTGCGGAAGAAAAGGATAATATGCCAAGAGGAAAATTATATGATGCTGTGTCGACAAGAATTGGTGATCGACTACAGATGCTTAAGGCCCAAGTCGATAAACTTGCTGTCCAGGAAGCACTACAATCACAATACTACCATGACCGTGTTGGTGAACGAGCTGCTGGGATTGTGCAGCAGATTGACTGGGAAGCTCTCGGCATGGACAATTACTTGAGCACCGAGGAGGATCATGTCTCTCCTCCAAGGCAAGAACCTAGTAGTGAGCAGACATTAGTTGATAAGCAGGTGGAGGAGAATAGTCAGGATAGGTACTTTAGGTTGGGCTTCGCTAGGGAAAATGGAATTGTGTCGAGAATGAGAGGTTACATGGACTCAACCGAATTAATGCTATTTTCTGCTAGATGTTTAGTTAATAGTAGGGTAAAAGAAAATTTTGGGAACACAGAAGAAATTGGCCCACTGGAGGCTTGGAACAACTTTTGGATGCCGATGTATGAGAGTCAGGTTTGTAACCGGGAGATTTTACTTTAA
- the LOC104091113 gene encoding F-actin-capping protein subunit alpha, with product MLEEEEDSLESETELTDEQKIEIAKWFLLNSPAGEIQYVAKDVKAILKDENVYRKAAEEAFPSYNKSHLICLELPNRSGDVLVTSFGEVDKDEYLDPRTAQVAIVNHVKQACKEVRPARDEELPSAFVEEYRSAMDAEIMKYVSEAYPKGICSVYCTKGKDVEEPGSDFELVVVISAARHSPQNFCNGSWRSIWNIEFKDEIQSVEVRGKMQVGAHYFEEGNVQLDAQHECKDTTLIQSPDDSAISLVNIIRHHETEYLASLQTSYLKLPDTTFKDLRRKLPVTRTLFPWHNTVQFSLTRDIEKELGIGK from the exons ATGTTAGAAGAAGAGGAAGATTCTCTGGAATCAGAAACTGAACTCACCGATGAACAGAAAATTGAGATTGCCAAATGGTTCCTTCTTAACTCCCCCGCCGGCGAAATTCAGTACGTCGCCAAAg ATGTTAAAGCTATTTTGAAAGACGAGAATGTATATAGGAAAGCGGCTGAGGAGGCATTCCCTTCTTACAACAAATCTCACTTGATTTGTCTCGAATTGCCTAACAGAAGTGGCGAt GTATTGGTTACGTCTTTTGGTGAGGTTGATAAGGATGAGTATCTTGATCCTCGCACTGCCCAGGTTGCCATAGTCAACCATGTCAAGCAA GCCTGTAAAGAAGTTAGGCCAGCAAGAGATGAAGAACTTCCATCTGCTTTCGTGGAAGAGTATAG GTCTGCCATGGATGCAGAAATTATGAAGTATGTGAGTGAAGCGTATCCAAAAGGAATCTGTTCAGTTTACTGTACCAAAGGAAAGGATGTGGAAGAGCCAGGATCTGACTTTGAACTCGTTGTGGTGATTTCAGCTGCTAGGCATAGTCCTCAGAATTTCTG CAATGGAAGCTGGCGATCAATATGGAATATTGAATTTAAGGATGAAATTCAATCTGTAGAAGTGAGAGGCAAGATGCAG GTTGGCGCCCACTACTTTGAAGAGGGAAATGTGCAGTTAGATGCACAACATGAATGTAAGGACACAACATTAATTCAG TCCCCAGATGATTCTGCGATTTCCTTGGTTAACATTATTCGCCACCATGAGACTGAGTATCTGGCTTCTCTTCAG ACATCTTACTTGAAATTGCCTGATACCACTTTCAAG GACTTGCGAAGGAAGCTTCCTGTTACTCGGACATTGTTCCCATGGCACAACACTGTGCAATTTAGCCTTACAAGGGACATTGAAAAAGAACTTGGAATTGGAAAATAG